TCGGTGCAGGACCTAACTCTGGAGGGGACCCCTCTCTCAGCTTCAGGGATCCCCTTCAGCTCTGCCTCAGACCCAGGCCCAGGAAGTGGTCTGGAGGCTCCGGGGGGTAGGTCTGCGGCTTCTAGGCCTCAGATTGGAGAGAGAGGGCCAATGAGACCCCCTCCCCTACCACCCCCTCCTTTGCTCCAAGCCCTACCCTCAGCCCCAGTCATGCCCTGGTCCGAGGGTCCACACTCACAATTCTTGGATAAGGCACTCGCCCAAAGGAGTAGATTTCCCAGAGAAGAATTCCAAAACTCCACACGTCAGACTTGGTGGAGAATTTCTGCCATGTGGAAGGGAGCAGTGTCAGATCCTGGGAATTTGGGGGTAGGGGTGACCCAGGGCCCCCATCCACCACTGCTCAGGCCCTGGGAGAGGCCTGCCCCACCTTCTCTCTCAGAGCCTCTGGGGCTGTCCACTTGACTGGCAGCTTGCCCGTGTCCTGGGTGCTGGAGGCCTCCTTGGTGAGGCCAAAGTCGCTGACCTTGGCCACATTGTCCTCGGACACCAGCACATTGCGGGCGGCCAGGTCCCGGTGCACGAAGTTGTTGCCCTCCAGGTATTCCATAGCCTCGCAGACGTCTCTGGAGGTGAGCCAGCCACATGTCCCCTCAGACGGGGCTCCCAtagctgggcagggcctcccgcCCCCAGGGGCTGCTTCACTCACAGTGAGAACTTGAGGAGACAGTCTCCGCCTAGCACCGACCGACCGCGTGACCGCAGATAGTCCACCAGGCTCCCCTGGGGCAGGACAGACAGACCAGCCCCACAGGTCAGACTtgccctccagcctccaggaacAGGCCTGGAGCTGGTAAATGGTGACACCCAAGGGAGGtgtgaggagagggaaggagcaggggcgGGATGAGGACACCACTTCTGCATGAATATTAGTGTCTACATGCTGGACACTGTGCTCAGCAATTGTCATGTACTGTCTCTCTTAAGTCCTCACAAATCTCTGAGGTAAactttatcattatcatcatttcacagatgaggaaactgcgaCTTAGTGAGGTGACacaacttgttcaaggtcatagtGAATAAATGACAAGCCAGGACAAAAGCTAAGCCCTGGTGACTTTGCAGCTCAGATGGGGGGAGGTGACTGAGGGAGTAGGGGCCCACGGGTGCAATGGGTGGTTTGGGGCAGTTGGAAGCTGGAGCCCCAGTGTTCAGCTCTAGGATGGGGGCTGCATCGGGGGCAGGTGCACACCTTGGCCATGTACTCAGTGACGATGTAGAGCCCGCCTTTCTCCTCCACGATCACGCCTAGAAGCTGTACCAGGTTGCTATGCCGAAGTTGCCTGGGGCAGGACGGTGGAGGTTAGGGCCTGCCAAGCCTCCCTATTACCTCCTGGCCCAGGGCGACCTCTCCACTCCCCCTACCCCTACTCACGTCATGACCGAGGCTTCAGCCAGGAAGGCCTGGGCCGTGGCATCGTTCTTAATGCACTTGACAGCAACTTTATTCCCTCGGTAATCGCCCAGCATCACATCTGGGGGAAGAGGTGGGGTTGTTCCCTGGACTCCCCACAGCCCCTTGGCCCTTCCAGGGGTCCAGCCCTTCCCACTCACCTCCAAACTCCCCCTTCCCAATGGTCTGCAGCAGCTTCAGATCCTTCATGTTCAGCGCCCAGCCGCCTGGTGGGGGGGGTGGTTCTGTGAGGGGTGTTGAGGCCAGAGCAGGGTTTACAGCAGGGGTGACAGAGGCAGACTGGACTATAACATGTGTGGGGGTCCCTGGAGGACTCCAGAGCCTCTGGGATGGGGGGAGTGGCAGGaagcctgggagggaggaggcaggtaAGCAAGTAAGGACTGGGGTGGGGTGGCACTCACTGCGGAAGAACTCATCCTGGGCTGCCACTGTGCCCTCCATGACCTTTGGCTTGATGAGGCGAGTACAGAGTCCATCTGCATCTGAGGTGTAGTGCTACAGAGGGCAGCACAGGCACTCAGAGCCAGCCCCTAGGGCCCCACCAGCAGCTTGCATGCACTGCCCAGGTCTGACCaccagagggaagcagaggctgGTCTTGCCCAGCTGGGAGTTGCTTTGAGTGGGGAGGGCTCCCTATTTCCGGCAGGGCAGGGGTTAGGGAGGCCCCAGACTCGGACATGCAGCCCATTTCCCATGCCACCCCACACCTAAGTACTGGACAGACACCCCAGTGTTGCTACCACTCTGGGCCTCACCAGCATCCCGAGGCAGAGGGCAAACCCTCGCTCAGTCCAGACACCAGCCTCTAGCCAGGTATGCCCAGGACCCTGCCCTGCCATAGGCCAAGCCAGGCTAGCAGGGGGAAGGAGCTGAGAGTGAGTGCAGGGGGCATCTGGATGGCTGCCTGGCGCAACTGGACACCAGGTGTGGCCTGgccagggctggcagggctgGCCTCAGGAGCTGCAGGGACACGTGGGCATCCGTGCAGGTGCAGGAGCCCAGGGGACCCTGGTCTTTTAGGTGTAGCTCATGAGGACATGCTTATATACACATACCTGAGCATGTGGTTCTGTGAGTGGCTGGAAGGAAGCTAGTTCTGAAGTCAGACAGACTCAGATTCAAGTCCTGGCCCCTTCAATTtatagctgtgtgacttgaggTAGGTCCCTTAACTGCTCTGAACCTTCATTTTCTGACTTAGGAAATGGGGATGGTGGCACCCTCCCTGTAGTGGCATCATGGGGTGAGTGACCAActctggcacataggaggtgctcCATCAAGGGGGAGGAAATGCAGGCTCACAGAGGTTGCATGACACGCCCATGGTCACCAGCTGGAAGTGGCGGGACTGGAGCCGAATGCAGGCTTGCATGGGTGCTCACCTCCAC
This is a stretch of genomic DNA from Equus caballus isolate H_3958 breed thoroughbred chromosome 1, TB-T2T, whole genome shotgun sequence. It encodes these proteins:
- the CSK gene encoding tyrosine-protein kinase CSK, which encodes MSAIQAAWPSGTECIAKYNFHGTAEQDLPFCKGDVLTIVAVTKDPNWYKAKNKVGREGIIPANYVQKREGVKAGTKLSLMPWFHGKITREQAERLLCPPETGLFLVRESTNYPGDYTLCVSCDGKVEHYRIMYHASKLSIDEEVYFENLMQLVEHYTSDADGLCTRLIKPKVMEGTVAAQDEFFRSGWALNMKDLKLLQTIGKGEFGDVMLGDYRGNKVAVKCIKNDATAQAFLAEASVMTQLRHSNLVQLLGVIVEEKGGLYIVTEYMAKGSLVDYLRSRGRSVLGGDCLLKFSLDVCEAMEYLEGNNFVHRDLAARNVLVSEDNVAKVSDFGLTKEASSTQDTGKLPVKWTAPEALREKKFSTKSDVWSFGILLWEIYSFGRVPYPRIPLKDVVPRVEKGYKMDAPDGCPPAVYDVMKNCWHLDAATRPSFLQLREQLEHIKAHELHL